A region from the Neomonachus schauinslandi chromosome 2, ASM220157v2, whole genome shotgun sequence genome encodes:
- the LOC110572151 gene encoding melanoregulin-like has translation MGPRDWLRTVCCCYPCRCLEEPATPEKEPLVSDSNPYSSFGATLARDDEKNLWSMPHDVSHTEADDDRILYNLIVILNQQAKDSEEWQKLIYDIYTLRQIQRGVRNRWKRILEDLVFKRKPTLLSVTKLSTISDSKNTRKAREILLKRAEETSIFPTSWELSERYLFVVDCLIALDAAEEFFKIASRTYPKKPGVSSLADGQKELHYLPFPSP, from the exons ATGGGGCCGCGGGACTGGCTGAGGACCGTGTGCTGCTGCTACCCCTGCCGGTGCCTGGAGGAGCCAGCCACACCCGAGAAAGAGCCCCTGGTCAGTGATAGCAATCCCTATTCTTCGTTTGGAGCAACTCTGGCAAGAGATGATGAAAAGAATTTGTGGAGCATGCCCCACGATGTGTCCCACACAGAGGCAGATGACGACAGAATCCTGTACAATTTGATAGTCATTTTAAATCAGCAGGCCAAAGATTCAGAGGAGTGGCAAAAACTCATCTACGATATCTACACCCTGCGGCAGATTCAGAGGGGAGTGAGAAATAGATGGAAACGCATTTTAGAGGATTTA GTTTTCAAAAGGAAGCCGACTCTGTTGTCAGTGACGAAACTCAGCACCATCAGTGATTCTAAAAACACAAGGAAAGCGCGGGAGATATTGTTAAAACGGGCTGAAGAAACCAGTATTTTTCCAACAAGCTGGGAGCTCTCGGAGAGATACCTCTTTGTCGTGGATTGTCTCATTGCTCTTGATGCAGCAGAAGAGTTCTTTAAAATTGCCAGTCGAACTTACCCCAAGAAGCCTGGAGTCTCAAGCCTGGCAGATGGCCAGAAAGAACTGCACTACCTTCCATTTCCAAGTCCTTAA